A portion of the Podospora pseudoanserina strain CBS 124.78 chromosome 2, whole genome shotgun sequence genome contains these proteins:
- a CDS encoding hypothetical protein (BUSCO:EOG09260BFE; COG:S; EggNog:ENOG503NYMB), producing the protein MEALLEDAYINSQVASYPVSMLEDHAIAVDATYYLHLQLDSQPSEPLLSALGGVTGIQSRIENDLNQWQANNVIPFFIFDGQNLKGQDEVNIRRAREGIAQTDRAWEQYFNGQADAAVQSFGENTNAFHPHNFYRLLQGILKERKLHFLVAPFNAAAQIASFDMTDSDQVGGVMGSVELLMYPINDCVIRSIDWETRTVRAVSKTHLLSVLNVADHTFVDLMLMAGTSFLPAFPALTDGNIIKNQPSNINDALNILRVARKDVTQVCITFVDTLKAQDPNWLDKYRKARMLVDHFTYIKENGEITVHNYDTLTQDNYEYLGLSLPPEMFHYLNTGLIGPRILNPITHAFTQAEASKKQTSASMEVLPTLDGTVSPEYRKLVTQQTPQIKEAALSLVVARLHRAFLHSTVTMGVWFDRDFKRKLWDFKNQGPYLEQWKSWRVSAEVVEKLFPDFVHGSIFSEVLALEKPEFVATTFSQKDKKVKNLSPDLIKSFSIWRFLHIRGYVDNKHELTNWGKALSQALTALQPTAKRYWKVPHLYESIIVALELIRFDLLNAKNKHEELRGLPMHGSEDDQLSLLLISRCACLLKLRHESYGYTGPLSKSLLAFRSLASEVRAADRDLVEAILASTFMAAQADRRKDANWELGNSLPFHFDPDVSLGIAVKTFFDEINPNDPEMAKKKKNFPSSYIPYATAFPEDLEIACEFFKAIYAGIKALPQRELSANDQAVWEKAAKYLEARA; encoded by the exons ATGGAAGCTCTTCTTGAGGATGCGTACATCAACTCCCAGGTGGC GAGCTATCCCGTATCGATGCTCGAGGACCACGCCATCGCAGTTGACGCGACCTACTatctccacctccagctcGATTCACAGCCCAGCGAGCCCCTCCTCTCGGCCCTCGGGGGCGTAACCGGTATCCAGTCGCGCATTGAGAACGATCTTAACCAATGGCAGGCCAACAATGTTATCCCTTTCTTTATCTTTGATGGCCAAAATCTCAAGGGTCAAGATGAGGTCAACATCAGACGTGCTCGGGAAGGCATTGCCCAAACCGACAGGGCCTGGGAGCAGTACTTCAATGGCCAGGCTGATGCTGCCGTTCAGTCATTCGGCGAGAACACGA ATGCGTTTCATCCTCACAACTTCTATCGCCTTCTTCAGGGGATACTGAAGGAGAGAAAGCTTCACTTTCTTGTGGCGCCCTTCAACGCTGCAGCTCAG ATTGCTTCGTTTGATATGACTGACTCGGACCAAGTCGGTGGTGTCATGGGGTCTGTCGAGCTCCTGATGTACCCCATCAATGACTGCGTGATCAGAAGCATCGACTGGGAAACTAGAACCGTCCGCGCAGTTTCCAAGACTCATCTGTTGAGTGTCCTCAACGTCGCTGACCATACTTTTGTCGACCTGATGCTCATGGCGGGCACGTCGTTTCTACCGGCCTTTCCTGCCCTTACAGacggcaacatcatcaagaaccAACCGTCCAACATCAATGATGCTTTGAACATCCTGCGAGTCGCTCGTAAGGATGTGACGCAGGTCTGCATCACCTTTGTCGATACCCTCAAAGCACAGGATCCCAACTGGTTGGACAAGTACCGCAAGGCCCGAATGCTTGTTGACCACTTCACCTACATCAAGGAAAACGGAGAAATAACCGTTCACAACTATGACACTCTTACTCAAGACAACTATGAGTATTTGGGCCTCTCTCTTCCGCCCGAGATGTTCCATTACCTGAACACAGGTCTAATTGGTCCACGGATTCTGAACCCCATCACGCATGCTTTTACTCAGGCTGAAGCCTCTAAGAAGCAGACGTCGGCCTCGATGGAGGTTTTGCCCACCCTGGATGGGACGGTCTCGCCTGAGTACAGGAAGCTGGTTACTCAACAAACTCCCCAGATCAAAGAAgccgccttgagcttggtggtaGCTCGCCTTCACCGTGCCTTCTTACACAGCACCGTCACCATGGGCGTATGGTTTGATCGGGATTTTAAGCGGAAGTTGTGGGACTTCAAGAACCAGGGCCCTTACCTGGAGCAGTGGAAAAGCTGGAGAGTGTCCGCCGAGGTAGTCGAGAAGTTGTTCCCGGATTTTGTCCACGGATCCATCTTTTCTGAAGTTCTGGCGCTTGAGAAGCCAGAGTTCGTTGCCACCACCTTCTCTCAGAAGGACAAAAAGGTGAAGAATTTGAGCCCTGACCTCATCAaatccttctccatctgGCGGTTTCTTCACATTCGGGGCTACGTTGACAATAAACACGAACTCACCAACTGGGGCAAGGCCTTATCACAAGCTCTCACTGCACTTCAGCCAACAGCCAAGAGGTACTGGAAGGTACCACACCTTTACGAGTCCATCATTGTCGCCCTTGAGCTCATTCGTTTCGACTTGTTAAATGCCAAGAACAAGCATGAAGAGTTGCGCGGCTTACCCATGCACGGCAGCGAGGACGACCAAttgagcttgttgttgatcagCAGGTGTGCGTGCCTGCTGAAACTTCGGCATGAATCCTATGGGTATACGGGGCCCCTCAGCAAGAGTCTGCTGGCTTTCCGTTCGTTGGCATCCGAGGTGCGGGCGGCAGACCGTGACTTGGTGGAGGCGATCTTGGCTTCAACATTCATGGCTGCTCAGGCTGACCGGCGGAAAGACGCCAACTGGGAGTTGGGCAACAG CCTCCCGTTCCATTTCGATCCCGACGTATCCCTCGGCATTGCCGTCAAGACGTTTTTTGACGAGATCAATCCCAACGACCCcgagatggccaagaagaagaagaacttTCCCTCCAGTTATATCCCCTACGCCACTGCCTTCCCGGAAGACCTTGAGATTGCCTGCGAGTTCTTTAAGGCTATTTATGCGGGTATCAAGGCGTTGCCTCAGAGGGAGCTCTCGGCCAATGACCAGGCTGTTTGGGAAAAGGCAGCAAAGTACTTGGAGGCGCGGGCTTAG
- a CDS encoding hypothetical protein (EggNog:ENOG503PHA9), with protein sequence MKLHIYSSGIDMSFKVIYIRNFVFPGSSPVFIISISNTSHQPRQPAQLFTHSITTSKLFQHNLSTPKPSSLASAFKLQPITQTFAMAAFASFTTEPCVNYGRSGYNKGNSEDDEENKFSNFGRSGYNKGNDEDEEDKFRNHGRSGYNKENDKEEDDK encoded by the exons ATGAAGTTGCACATCTATTCAAGTGGCATTGACATGTCGTTCAaagttatatatataaggAACTTCGTGTTCCCAGGTTCCAGTCCTGTTTttatcatcagcatcagcaacacATCCCATCAACCGCGTCAACCAGCTCAACTTTTCACtcacagcatcaccaccagcaagcTCTTCCAACACAACCTATCAACACCCAAACCATCATCCCTAGCCTCAGCTTTTAAACTTCAACCCATAACCCAAACCTTCGCAATGGCTGCCTTCGCTTCTTTCACCACTGAGCCTTGTGTCAACTATGGCCGCTCCGGCTACAACAA GGGCAACtccgaggatgatgaggagaacaAGTTTAGCAACTTTGGCCGCTCGGGATATAACAAGGGGaatgacgaagacgaggaggacaagtTCCGCAACCATGGCCGCTCCGGCTACAACAA GGAGAACGacaaggaagaggatgacaaATAA